One genomic window of Plasmodium coatneyi strain Hackeri chromosome 12, complete sequence includes the following:
- a CDS encoding Transcription factor IIIb subunit encodes MKVNQVVCKNCRSTDVETNEGQGEVICLRCGSVLEENKIVESLEFVENNNGAISMVGQFVPASGNKSFILSWGVRESRELSLQKGYINIQKIAEHLHLSTQHVEAAQRIYLMALQRNFTMGRNNSYVAASCLYTICRREKSPVMLIDFSDILQTPVKPLGKTFLKLLRLLHISVPNIDPSLYLERFAHKLNLKSAIYKVTYTGIKLIQAMARDWICTGRRPTGLCGAALLISTRMHGIFVHSNTIANIVRISNPTIIKRLSEFKNTSTAKMKVSDFDKIRLNDLPSNSLPPCVIASNKRKLREDMLRNNKAVSLCDSDEIFSTVASAKSGKDSDQLLTNDTYSPNCNEDTFSLCNTMNNTNGGDADDPDNVLSYNNLTLLDSRSSCNGMEDATTTESSVNGGSSLRRIGQVSELNSTISSCLPSGSTLGGSQTGDDGETLTNSGINVEEICNENPEGNDLDQLAKKIINTIDVEKQSSILKVNVSSLRMNNSQYGGSDSGEGSERDKLLFPHSNNQRNVKKENDLTDNPATKSTVSIASINRLSDLESCLTTPMISPEKLLPSNGTSTNGTCANGNLSPVSGEKQNVSKSTSHHDSRNDSLSKKALANDPEMDDALDSPNNDPETTYCSTLKETFNSELSHLLNEVDDLHVLEYATNAKDNKLIKQPNGIHKEEVNHVSSILSDFNYFFENNSNTVESQPPNGVDVSSDASVEQFNESLSDFYDSEIENIILSEKERKRKMLIWDDMMRSYFPQYYKQLKKQKKKRASHYADRVAADKSKKKNKKEEQQNDHPSDEQTTGESVIMALEKSDKSMSTKMNYDVLKSLFSS; translated from the exons ATGAAGG TGAATCAAGTCGTATGTAAAAATTGCCGCAGCACGGATGTGGAGACGAACGAAGGACAAGGGGAGGTGATCTGCCTCAGATGCGGCTCTGTCTTGGAGGAGAACAAAATCGTAGAATCTTTGGAGTTCGTCGAGAATAACAATGGGGCTATTTCGATG GTCGGACAGTTCGTCCCCGCCAGTGGGAACAAATCCTTCATCCTCTCCTGGGGAGTGCGTGAGAGTAGAGAGTTATCCTTGCAGAAGGGGTACATAAATATTCAGAAAATAGCAGAGCATTTGCATCTATCGACCCAACACGTAGAAGCAGCACAGAGAATCTACCTGATGGCTCTGCAAAGGAACTTTACCATGGGTAGAAACAACTCATACGTTGCAGCGTCCTGTCTGTATACCATATGTAGAAGGGAAAAGTCCCCTGTAATGCTAATCGATTTTAGTGATATTTTACAGACCCCTGTCAAACCATTAGGAAAAACTTTTCTCAAATTGTTAAGGTTACTTCATATAAGTGTACCTAATATAGACCCTTCCCTATATTTAGAGCGCTTTGCACATAAGCTAAATTTAAAGAGTGCTATATACAAAGTTACCTACACAGGGATAAAGCTTATTCAGGCCATGGCAAGGGATTGGATTTGTACCGGAAGGAGACCCACAGGGTTATGTGGTGCCGCTCTGTTAATCTCTACAAGAATGCATggcatttttgttcattcaaATACTATTGCCAATATAGTGAGGATATCCAACCCTACTATTATTAAACGACTATCCGAATTTAAGAATACTAGTACAGCTAAAATGAAGGTCTCCGACTTTGATAAAATTCGTCTGAATGATCTGCCTTCCAATTCACTACCTCCTTGTGTCATTGCTTCTAATAAGAGGAAGCTTAGAGAGGACATGCTTAGGAATAATAAAGCAGTGTCCCTTTGTGATAGCGACGAAATCTTCAGCACTGTTGCAAGTGCCAAGTCGGGAAAAGATTCAGACCAACTTCTAACGAATGATACCTATTCCCCGAACTGTAACGAAGACACCTTTTCTCTCTGCAACACGATGAATAACACAAATGGAGGAGATGCAGACGATCCCGATAATGTATTGTCTTACAATAATTTAACTCTCCTGGATAGTCGCTCTTCCTGTAACGGTATGGAGGACGCCACCACCACGGAGAGCAGTGTAAATGGAGGTAGTAGCTTACGTAGAATTGGCCAAGTCAGCGAATTGAATAGCACCATAAGTAGCTGCCTCCCTAGTGGAAGTACACTTGGGGGAAGCCAAACGGGGGATGATGGAGAGACCCTAACGAACAGCGGAATAAACGTAGAAGAAATCTGCAATGAGAATCCAGAGGGAAATGATTTAGatcagctagccaaaaaaattatcaacaCGATAGATGTAGAGAAACAGTCCAGCATCCTAAAGGTGaatgtttcttctttgcGTATGAATAATTCCCAATATGGTGGTAGCGACTCGGGGGAGGGCAGTGAAAGGGATAAACTTCTATTTCCTCACAGTAACAACCAAAggaatgttaaaaaggagaatgacCTAACCGACAATCCGGCCACCAAATCGACTGTATCTATTGCCAGCATAAATCGCTTGTCCGATTTGGAATCCTGCCTAACCACCCCCATGATTAGTCCTGAAAAGTTGCTACCATCAAATGGTACATCCACGAATGGTACATGCGCAAATGGGAATTTATCCCCCGTGAGTGGTGAGAAACAAAACGTATCAAAATCTACCTCACATCATGATAGTAGGAACGATTCGCTCTCCAAGAAGGCACTTGCTAATGATCCCGAGATGGATGACGCGCTGGACAGCCCAAACAATGATCCAGAAACGACCTACTGCAGCACACTTAAAGAAACGTTCAACTCGGAACTGAGCCACCTCCTAAACGAAGTGGATGATCTGCACGTTCTAGAATATGCAACTAATGCTAAGGACAATAAGCTAATCAAACAACCAAATGGAATCCACAAAGAGGAGGTAAACCATGTTAGTAGTATCCTGTCcgattttaattattttttcgagAATAATTCAAACACAGTGGAAAGTCAACCCCCCAATGGCGTAGACGTCTCCTCAGATGCATCTGTTGAACAATTCAACGAATCGCTGTCCGACTTTTACGATAGcgaaattgaaaatattattttatctgaaaaggaaagaaaacgaaaaatgctCATATGGGATGATATGATGAGGAGTTATTTTCCTCAGTACTACAAGCAGcttaaaaaacagaagaagaaaagggctTCACACTATGCTGATCGTGTAGCTGCAGataagagtaaaaaaaaaaataaaaaagaagaacaacaaaatgaCCACCCTTCGGATGAACAAACAACAGGAGAGTCTGTAATCATGGCTTTAGAAAAATCAGACAAGAGCATGTCAACCAAAATGAATTATGATGTACTAAAGTCCCTTTTTTCGTCATGA